The proteins below come from a single Zea mays cultivar B73 chromosome 8, Zm-B73-REFERENCE-NAM-5.0, whole genome shotgun sequence genomic window:
- the LOC100278977 gene encoding uncharacterized protein LOC100278977 produces the protein MLLARAVVMEHRKKSNYLVALVLASLLLSAMAGGHRKKLLNKDDASESMETLESTQQLQEDDEMAVVVHERILRQAKMNDYGSYDSSPTMAKPHFKDIPN, from the exons ATGCTCCTCGCGCGAGCCGTGGTGATGGAGCACAGGAAGAAGTCGAATTATCTTGTTGCCCTCGTCTTGGCTTCGCTCTTGCTCTCCGCCATGGCAG GAGGGCATCGGAAGAAGCTTCTGAACAAAGACGACGCATCAGAATCAATG GAGACATTGGAATCCACGCAGCAGCTGCAGGAAGACGACGAAATGGCTGTGGTGGTCCACGAGAGAATTCTCAGGCAGGCGAAGATGAACGACTACGGGAGCTACGACTCTTCGCCGACCATGGCTAAGCCTCACTTCAAGGACATACCTAACTAG